Proteins encoded within one genomic window of Gloeobacter kilaueensis JS1:
- a CDS encoding ZIP family metal transporter, whose protein sequence is MGNLRFEVFAYALLPAVAIVAGGIFAAFKPPQASARSIIQHFAAGVLFSSIGVELLPNIVREHAPVEVILGFSTGVGAMLVLRQWTRARAKSESDSQQTASSLIATVGVDVAIDGALVGVGFAAGAESGRLLALALALEALFLGLSAAGALTKSGASRRRTISATLVLALLFVLGAGTGTTLLAGLKGPYLEVVLSFGLAALLFLVTEELLVEAHQELETPFTTATFFAGFLLFLVLGMIN, encoded by the coding sequence ATGGGCAACTTGCGCTTCGAGGTCTTCGCCTATGCTCTGCTGCCTGCCGTAGCGATCGTTGCAGGTGGAATTTTTGCTGCCTTCAAGCCACCACAGGCAAGTGCCAGGAGTATCATCCAGCATTTTGCGGCGGGCGTCTTGTTCTCCAGCATTGGAGTCGAACTGTTGCCTAACATCGTTCGGGAGCATGCCCCTGTCGAAGTGATTCTCGGTTTCTCGACGGGGGTAGGGGCGATGCTGGTCCTGCGGCAGTGGACACGGGCCAGAGCAAAGTCCGAGAGCGACTCCCAGCAAACGGCGAGCAGTTTGATCGCCACGGTTGGAGTCGATGTGGCAATCGATGGCGCGCTTGTGGGTGTCGGTTTTGCTGCAGGGGCGGAGTCGGGGCGGTTACTCGCCTTGGCCCTGGCCCTCGAAGCGTTGTTCCTCGGCCTGAGTGCGGCGGGTGCGTTGACAAAGTCCGGCGCGAGCCGCAGGCGTACCATCTCGGCAACCCTGGTCCTGGCTTTGCTATTCGTCCTTGGTGCGGGTACAGGAACGACCTTACTGGCAGGACTCAAAGGGCCGTATTTGGAAGTCGTACTGTCCTTCGGACTCGCTGCACTGTTGTTTCTGGTGACGGAGGAACTGCTCGTGGAAGCGCACCAGGAACTTGAAACCCCGTTCACCACAGCTACCTTCTTCGCTGGCTTCCTGTTGTTCCTGGTGCTTGGAATGATCAATTAG
- a CDS encoding ArsR/SmtB family transcription factor, whose protein sequence is MFVSKPTACPACNVSVAGAPVALIPADERAEQDLATLCKALGHPIRVRILKILAARRSCVCGDLVEMLPIAQSTVSEHLRILKQAGLIQGEVDGPRVCYCIQPASLDRLKQLVTAL, encoded by the coding sequence ATGTTTGTTTCCAAACCGACGGCCTGCCCTGCCTGCAATGTGTCTGTAGCAGGTGCCCCAGTGGCGCTTATCCCTGCCGACGAGCGCGCCGAGCAGGATCTGGCCACGCTCTGCAAAGCCCTTGGCCATCCCATCCGGGTACGTATCTTAAAAATTCTTGCCGCCCGCCGCAGCTGTGTGTGCGGCGATCTCGTTGAGATGCTGCCGATTGCCCAGTCCACCGTCTCCGAGCATCTGCGCATCCTCAAGCAGGCGGGCCTGATCCAGGGAGAGGTGGACGGCCCCAGGGTGTGCTACTGCATCCAGCCTGCCAGCCTCGACCGCCTCAAGCAGTTGGTGACGGCGCTTTGA
- a CDS encoding ArsI/CadI family heavy metal resistance metalloenzyme, which translates to MPFRPHISLDVADIDRSVRFYSTVFATEPTKHYPDYANFRLTAPALHLAVVLAPGREGRRTGGEHFGVEFLEASELAGWRERAEAAGLALRVEEAVTCCYAVADKFWLSDPDGHEWEFWLRLEEADSLATAAPQITSAAVCCAPACCE; encoded by the coding sequence ATGCCATTCAGACCCCACATCAGCCTCGACGTTGCCGATATCGACCGCTCCGTGCGCTTTTACAGCACCGTCTTTGCCACGGAGCCGACCAAGCACTACCCCGACTACGCCAACTTCCGGCTCACTGCCCCGGCGTTGCACCTGGCCGTTGTCCTGGCACCCGGTCGGGAAGGGAGGCGGACAGGCGGCGAGCACTTCGGCGTCGAATTTTTAGAAGCTAGTGAGCTGGCGGGCTGGCGAGAACGGGCCGAAGCGGCTGGCCTTGCGCTGCGGGTCGAGGAAGCGGTCACCTGTTGCTATGCGGTCGCGGATAAATTCTGGCTCAGCGACCCGGACGGGCACGAGTGGGAGTTCTGGCTGCGCCTGGAGGAAGCGGATAGCCTGGCCACAGCTGCGCCGCAGATCACTTCTGCCGCTGTCTGCTGCGCACCAGCCTGCTGCGAATGA
- a CDS encoding MIP/aquaporin family protein: MNTGRLPFWKENPHFLKALLAEAIGTFCLVYAGTGAVVVDAISGGAVTHLGVSFVFGAVVGALIYAFAPISGAHFNPAVTLCLWSLGKFPARRVPGFVLVQLIAASIGSVAVRACFGSAARLGATVPLAGNWAQSFAVELMLTFMLLIVICGSALNPAALRGFAGIAIGLTVGLEAAFGGPVSGASMNPARSFGPALVSWTWEAHWVYWLAPILGALIAGQVWRWLGSATDEPRNKQEREKYL, from the coding sequence ATGAATACAGGGCGGCTGCCGTTCTGGAAGGAGAATCCACACTTCCTGAAAGCGTTGCTGGCCGAGGCAATTGGCACTTTCTGCCTGGTCTATGCCGGGACGGGGGCGGTGGTGGTCGATGCCATCTCCGGCGGGGCAGTCACCCACCTTGGAGTCAGCTTTGTCTTTGGGGCGGTGGTCGGAGCTTTGATCTACGCCTTCGCCCCCATCAGCGGTGCGCACTTCAACCCGGCGGTCACCCTCTGCCTGTGGTCGCTCGGAAAGTTTCCGGCGCGCCGGGTGCCCGGTTTTGTGCTGGTGCAACTGATCGCTGCCAGTATCGGCAGCGTCGCGGTGCGGGCTTGCTTCGGCAGTGCCGCCCGGCTCGGGGCGACAGTACCGCTCGCAGGAAACTGGGCACAATCGTTTGCTGTGGAGCTGATGCTCACGTTCATGCTGCTCATCGTCATCTGCGGCTCGGCCCTCAATCCGGCAGCCTTGAGGGGCTTCGCAGGGATAGCCATCGGTCTGACGGTGGGATTGGAGGCGGCCTTCGGTGGACCGGTGAGCGGCGCTTCGATGAACCCGGCCCGCTCCTTCGGCCCGGCGCTGGTGAGTTGGACCTGGGAGGCGCACTGGGTGTACTGGCTAGCACCAATACTCGGTGCCCTCATCGCAGGGCAGGTATGGCGCTGGCTGGGCAGCGCTACGGACGAACCTCGGAACAAACAGGAAAGAGAGAAATATTTATGA
- the arsC gene encoding arsenate reductase, glutathione/glutaredoxin type, with the protein MKRVMFVCKQNSARSQMAEGFTRALGGRSIEVTSSGLQSSFVQPLAIAVMAEVGIDISGQTSKPLSDFQPENFDIVISLCGCGVNLPESWLLRDIFEDWQLDDPAGQPIETFRRVRDEIKARVSALVSTHAPGDEEKSPPGSGPVQTAIV; encoded by the coding sequence ATGAAGCGCGTGATGTTTGTGTGCAAGCAGAATTCAGCCCGCTCGCAGATGGCCGAAGGATTTACCCGAGCGCTGGGAGGCAGGTCCATCGAAGTGACAAGCAGTGGTTTGCAATCGAGCTTCGTTCAGCCCCTGGCTATCGCCGTGATGGCCGAGGTAGGCATCGATATTTCAGGCCAGACTTCCAAACCTTTGAGCGATTTTCAGCCCGAGAATTTCGACATCGTGATCTCGCTCTGCGGTTGCGGGGTGAACTTGCCGGAAAGCTGGCTGCTGCGCGACATCTTCGAGGACTGGCAGCTCGACGATCCCGCCGGTCAACCGATCGAAACTTTTCGCCGCGTCCGCGATGAAATCAAAGCGCGGGTGAGCGCCCTGGTATCCACCCACGCCCCAGGCGACGAAGAGAAAAGCCCCCCCGGCAGCGGGCCGGTTCAGACGGCGATCGTGTAA
- a CDS encoding efflux RND transporter permease subunit, translating into MLNRLILWSLAQRWLVVIASVALLIFGTATIVRLPLDVFPNFAPPQVVIQTEAVGLAPEEVESLVTLPLESALGGLPGLVDIRSSSSVGLSVVTIVFGWNTDIFRARQLVTERVDQVVPRLPQGAGAPILSPISSPVGDVIKYALTVDSDIKVPKPTALLDLAAIANWQIRNRLLAVPGVTRVLVLGGGERQYQVLVEPVKLKQYGVSLNQVTEAVRQANVNAAGGFLQTPDREFLIRGVGRIASLADLRTSVVAVRQGVAVRLADVARIAIGSGVRRGDGSFDGKPAVIVTVTRQPFADTPTVTRAVEQAMAELQPTLPKDVKVTTTFRQQDFIETSVGNVVDALRDGALIVAVILIFFLGNWRTMLVTLAALPLSIGLGLLALNAFGVGLNTMSLGGLAIALGEVIDDAIIDAENVYRRLRENARSLDPQPALKVIFQASAQIRSSVVFATLILCAAIAPVFVLSGVEGQIFTPLGLAYGLSILASLLVALTLTPALCYLLLADRPLPTEETPTVRLLKRLYRPILTWALRHPAPVLGGSLLAFGLSLALIPSLGRTFLPEFQERSLVIAVSQLPGASLASTQQIGAAMEKALIRHPEIETAQFRAGRAPGDDDAGGVNFGELDVQIAPNATDREKVLATIRAELGRFPGVAVNVGGFISHRIDEVLSGTRAAVAIKLFGPDLDILRTKAAEISQLMKNINGVVDLQIEPQVPVEQYTVRFDRSAAARYGLSVGQIAEQIETAFNGRVVSQVLEAQRLFNLVVWLAPEARNRPESLQALVLDTPTGQKIPLSAVATVVLGEGPNTINRQNVSRRIVISANVSGRDIGSLIAQAREKIAAQVQLPSGYYLQYGGQFEAQERATRELLLFGLLALLVVVFLLYRAVRSLRATLLILANLPLALIGGIVAVRLGGGVLSVASLVGFITLFGVANRNGIILVTTYYQRLAAGEAVEDALIEGTLERLSPVLMTALTAALAMLPLMIGGGAGKEILQPLAVVVFGGLFTSTALTLVVIPALFERFAARRPPVFDDYAYRIEDAGVRVDGE; encoded by the coding sequence ATGCTCAACCGCCTGATCCTCTGGTCGCTGGCCCAGCGCTGGCTGGTGGTGATCGCTTCGGTTGCCCTGCTCATCTTTGGCACCGCCACGATCGTGCGGCTGCCCCTCGATGTCTTTCCCAACTTTGCTCCGCCCCAGGTGGTGATCCAGACCGAAGCGGTGGGACTCGCCCCAGAAGAAGTAGAATCTCTCGTCACCCTGCCCTTAGAAAGCGCCCTGGGCGGCCTGCCGGGCCTTGTGGACATTCGATCGAGTTCGTCGGTGGGCCTCTCGGTGGTGACGATTGTCTTTGGCTGGAACACGGACATCTTCCGCGCCCGCCAGCTCGTCACCGAGCGGGTCGATCAGGTGGTGCCCCGCCTGCCCCAGGGCGCAGGCGCGCCCATCCTCTCGCCCATCAGTTCACCCGTGGGCGATGTGATCAAGTACGCCCTCACAGTCGATTCCGACATAAAAGTTCCAAAACCGACGGCTCTACTGGATCTGGCGGCGATCGCCAACTGGCAGATCCGCAACCGGCTTTTGGCGGTTCCTGGCGTCACGCGGGTGCTGGTGCTGGGGGGAGGCGAGCGGCAGTACCAGGTATTGGTAGAACCGGTGAAGCTCAAACAGTACGGCGTCAGCCTCAATCAGGTGACAGAAGCGGTGCGGCAGGCAAATGTCAACGCTGCGGGCGGCTTTTTGCAGACGCCGGATCGGGAATTTTTGATTCGGGGCGTCGGGCGGATCGCCTCGCTGGCGGACCTGCGCACCTCGGTGGTCGCGGTGCGCCAGGGCGTTGCGGTGCGCCTGGCCGATGTCGCCCGCATCGCGATCGGTTCGGGTGTACGGCGGGGGGACGGTTCTTTTGACGGCAAACCCGCCGTGATTGTCACCGTTACCCGCCAGCCTTTTGCTGACACGCCCACCGTCACCCGCGCCGTCGAGCAGGCGATGGCGGAGTTGCAACCGACCTTGCCGAAGGATGTGAAGGTGACGACGACCTTTCGCCAGCAGGATTTTATCGAGACCTCCGTGGGCAACGTGGTGGACGCCCTCAGGGATGGGGCGCTCATCGTCGCGGTGATCTTGATTTTTTTTCTGGGCAACTGGCGGACGATGCTCGTCACCCTCGCCGCCCTACCGCTGTCGATCGGGTTGGGGCTGCTGGCGCTCAATGCCTTTGGGGTGGGCCTCAATACGATGAGCCTGGGAGGTCTGGCCATCGCCCTGGGAGAAGTGATCGACGATGCGATCATCGACGCGGAGAACGTCTATCGCCGCTTGCGCGAGAACGCCCGCTCGCTCGATCCCCAGCCCGCCCTCAAGGTGATCTTTCAGGCGTCGGCCCAGATTCGCAGCTCGGTGGTCTTTGCAACGCTCATCCTCTGTGCGGCGATTGCCCCGGTCTTCGTTCTTTCTGGAGTGGAAGGGCAGATCTTCACGCCCCTGGGCCTCGCCTACGGGCTCTCGATTCTCGCCTCGCTCTTGGTGGCGCTGACGCTGACACCGGCGCTGTGTTATCTGCTTCTGGCCGACCGGCCCCTGCCCACCGAAGAGACGCCCACCGTCCGCCTCCTCAAGCGGCTCTACCGCCCGATTCTTACCTGGGCACTGCGCCACCCGGCTCCCGTTTTGGGCGGCTCGCTGCTCGCTTTTGGGCTCTCCCTCGCCTTGATCCCCTCCTTAGGCCGCACCTTTTTGCCCGAGTTCCAGGAGCGCAGCCTGGTGATCGCCGTCTCGCAGCTCCCTGGCGCTTCGCTCGCCTCCACCCAGCAGATCGGGGCGGCGATGGAAAAAGCGCTGATCCGCCACCCCGAGATCGAGACCGCCCAGTTTCGCGCCGGTCGCGCCCCCGGCGACGACGACGCGGGCGGGGTCAACTTCGGCGAACTCGACGTGCAGATTGCCCCCAACGCCACCGATCGCGAGAAAGTGCTCGCCACGATCCGCGCCGAGTTGGGCCGCTTTCCTGGGGTGGCCGTCAACGTTGGCGGCTTTATCTCCCACCGCATCGACGAAGTGCTCTCCGGCACCCGCGCCGCTGTCGCAATCAAGCTCTTCGGGCCGGATCTGGACATCCTGCGCACTAAGGCAGCCGAGATTTCTCAGCTCATGAAGAACATAAACGGCGTCGTAGATCTGCAAATAGAGCCCCAGGTGCCGGTCGAGCAGTACACCGTGCGCTTCGATCGATCGGCGGCGGCCCGCTATGGCCTGAGCGTGGGCCAGATCGCCGAGCAGATCGAGACGGCCTTTAATGGCCGGGTCGTCTCCCAGGTCCTCGAAGCGCAGCGCCTCTTCAACCTCGTCGTCTGGCTCGCTCCAGAGGCGCGCAACCGGCCCGAATCGCTGCAGGCGCTCGTCCTCGACACCCCAACCGGACAGAAAATTCCGCTCTCCGCCGTGGCCACAGTCGTCCTGGGCGAGGGACCAAACACGATCAACCGCCAGAACGTCTCGCGGCGGATCGTCATCTCTGCCAACGTCTCCGGGCGCGACATCGGATCGCTCATTGCCCAGGCGCGGGAGAAGATTGCCGCCCAGGTACAATTGCCCAGCGGCTACTACCTCCAGTACGGCGGCCAGTTCGAGGCCCAGGAGCGGGCCACCCGCGAGTTATTGCTCTTTGGCCTGCTCGCTTTGCTGGTCGTCGTCTTTTTACTCTATCGGGCGGTTCGCTCGCTGCGGGCCACTTTGCTCATCCTTGCCAATCTGCCCCTCGCCCTGATTGGCGGCATCGTCGCCGTCCGGCTCGGCGGCGGGGTGCTCTCGGTGGCCTCGCTGGTGGGCTTTATCACCCTCTTTGGCGTCGCCAACCGCAACGGCATCATCCTTGTCACCACCTACTACCAGCGCCTGGCGGCGGGAGAAGCTGTCGAGGACGCTCTCATCGAAGGCACCCTCGAACGGCTCTCGCCCGTGCTGATGACCGCCCTCACCGCTGCTCTAGCGATGCTGCCCCTGATGATCGGGGGCGGGGCGGGCAAAGAAATTCTCCAGCCCCTGGCAGTCGTCGTCTTTGGGGGGCTTTTTACCTCCACCGCCCTGACGCTGGTAGTGATCCCGGCCCTGTTCGAGCGCTTCGCCGCTCGCAGGCCGCCCGTTTTCGACGATTACGCTTACCGGATCGAAGATGCGGGTGTGCGGGTCGATGGAGAATAA
- a CDS encoding efflux RND transporter periplasmic adaptor subunit: protein MEARGRVWFLAAVVVLALAVPAGAHGGHDDAFEQHQAAEAVRVAPDVQKAMGLVVRPVQQRLLSSGLAVNGKIEAIPSHSADVNAPLAGRVLALYASRAQAVRTGQVLATLDSPEIRQLAVEAARSRVQARTAFKQAEARLALAEANYQREKDLLTKGISARRDFQLAEAERNQVRADREAARAQVQLADALLKSRLSQLGQRGVSARADGIVALAAPVAGVVAEQRVTAGEAVEPGKPLYKIIDLTAVWATAAVYEKDLAQVRPGEPVEVSVAAYPNRTFRGRVASVDPAIDADTRTLGVRAILANPDGQLKPGMFATLRLVTGRASRAVAVIPRTAVIDADGQKLVYVQKGEAFVPTEVQLGRTDGEDLIEVKDGLAPGDRVVTQRAFQLRAQALKGSLAAEESASGQVSAENSDSRPTAKADRAALPWWSWVVGGVLIAVGSFVAGVGVARRTGRPAAPAARPPAGVSSSRPPQR from the coding sequence ATGGAAGCGCGAGGCAGGGTCTGGTTTCTGGCGGCGGTGGTAGTACTCGCCCTTGCGGTTCCGGCTGGGGCGCACGGCGGCCACGACGACGCTTTCGAGCAGCATCAGGCGGCGGAGGCGGTGCGGGTGGCACCCGATGTCCAGAAGGCGATGGGCCTGGTCGTCCGCCCGGTCCAACAGCGCCTGCTGAGCAGTGGCCTGGCAGTCAACGGCAAGATCGAGGCGATCCCGAGCCATTCGGCGGATGTGAACGCACCGCTGGCAGGGCGGGTGCTGGCGCTCTACGCGAGCCGGGCCCAGGCGGTGCGCACCGGCCAGGTACTCGCCACCCTCGATAGTCCTGAGATCCGGCAACTGGCGGTCGAGGCGGCCCGCAGCAGGGTGCAGGCGCGCACCGCTTTTAAGCAGGCAGAAGCGCGGCTGGCCCTGGCGGAGGCGAATTATCAGCGCGAAAAAGACCTGCTCACAAAAGGAATTTCGGCGCGGAGGGATTTTCAGCTGGCGGAGGCTGAGCGCAACCAGGTGCGGGCTGACCGGGAGGCGGCACGCGCCCAGGTCCAGCTTGCGGACGCGCTTCTTAAAAGCCGCCTCAGTCAGTTGGGCCAGCGCGGGGTGAGCGCCCGCGCCGACGGCATCGTTGCCCTCGCCGCTCCTGTGGCGGGGGTCGTCGCCGAACAACGGGTGACAGCGGGCGAGGCGGTCGAACCCGGCAAGCCACTCTACAAGATCATCGATCTGACAGCAGTCTGGGCAACGGCGGCGGTCTACGAAAAGGACCTCGCCCAGGTCCGGCCAGGGGAGCCGGTCGAGGTGAGTGTCGCGGCCTATCCGAATCGAACGTTCCGGGGCCGGGTGGCCTCCGTCGATCCCGCCATCGATGCGGACACGCGCACGCTCGGGGTGCGGGCAATTCTGGCCAACCCGGACGGGCAACTCAAGCCCGGCATGTTCGCTACCCTGCGCCTGGTGACAGGCAGAGCCTCCAGGGCGGTAGCGGTAATCCCCCGCACGGCGGTGATCGACGCCGATGGCCAGAAGCTCGTCTACGTCCAGAAGGGCGAGGCTTTCGTTCCAACCGAAGTGCAACTGGGACGGACGGACGGGGAGGATCTTATCGAGGTCAAAGACGGCCTGGCTCCAGGCGATAGGGTCGTCACCCAGCGCGCCTTTCAACTGCGCGCCCAGGCGCTCAAAGGGAGTCTGGCAGCCGAGGAGAGTGCTTCTGGTCAGGTGAGCGCCGAAAATTCTGATTCTAGACCCACAGCAAAGGCAGACAGGGCGGCGTTGCCCTGGTGGAGCTGGGTCGTCGGAGGTGTCCTGATCGCTGTGGGTTCCTTTGTTGCCGGGGTGGGGGTGGCGCGACGCACTGGCCGCCCGGCAGCGCCAGCCGCTCGTCCACCGGCGGGGGTGTCCTCCTCCCGCCCTCCCCAGCGCTAA
- a CDS encoding M56 family metallopeptidase, which translates to MPLDIERLVPLLMAAFAYGLVLVLTRKQAGPVRSYATLLVGAFAFSFALWHLHGDDVAAGQGGSACLPLWALGGTGLCAASFACGFLLRQYRFGASLEAWSQPVPSEIAATLADLAPRLNLKRTPEARLIPSDRPLACVAGLFRPRLYLSSWMEDNLGPEELEGVLAHELAHIAQRDNLIAFVATTLLGAAAWLPTNWLAWQNLFTERELAADALAVAVTGKPVALARVLHRAACANTAPSGVACGLLKSATAERRIRQLVALHKGGTGAAKEARQWSRIWKLTLLVPPGLAWLIFALPHLLELP; encoded by the coding sequence ATGCCTCTGGACATTGAACGCCTGGTGCCGTTGCTCATGGCCGCCTTCGCTTACGGCCTGGTGCTGGTTCTCACCCGCAAACAGGCGGGACCGGTGCGCTCTTACGCGACCCTCTTGGTCGGTGCTTTTGCCTTCAGCTTTGCCCTGTGGCACCTGCACGGGGACGACGTGGCTGCCGGTCAGGGCGGTTCTGCCTGCCTGCCTCTTTGGGCACTGGGAGGAACGGGTCTTTGTGCCGCCAGCTTCGCGTGTGGTTTTCTCCTGCGCCAGTACCGCTTTGGAGCTTCTCTGGAGGCGTGGTCGCAGCCGGTGCCCTCCGAAATTGCCGCGACACTGGCGGACCTTGCTCCCCGTCTAAATCTCAAGCGCACACCCGAGGCGCGGCTGATTCCTTCAGACCGGCCACTGGCCTGCGTCGCAGGACTGTTCCGGCCCCGACTCTATCTTTCAAGCTGGATGGAGGACAATCTCGGTCCGGAGGAGCTGGAAGGGGTGCTCGCTCACGAGCTGGCCCATATTGCCCAGCGCGACAACCTGATCGCCTTTGTAGCCACGACACTTCTGGGAGCGGCTGCCTGGCTGCCCACCAACTGGCTCGCCTGGCAAAACCTGTTCACAGAGCGCGAACTGGCAGCCGATGCGCTGGCTGTCGCCGTCACAGGCAAGCCCGTTGCCCTGGCGCGGGTGCTTCACCGGGCCGCCTGCGCCAACACAGCTCCCTCTGGGGTGGCCTGTGGGCTACTGAAAAGTGCCACAGCCGAACGGCGCATTCGGCAGCTCGTCGCCCTGCACAAGGGCGGTACCGGTGCCGCGAAGGAAGCCCGACAGTGGTCCCGGATCTGGAAATTGACACTGCTGGTGCCGCCTGGTCTTGCCTGGCTCATCTTTGCTCTGCCCCACCTGCTGGAGCTGCCTTGA
- a CDS encoding BlaI/MecI/CopY family transcriptional regulator, which translates to MHEIDRGREAQRQPLVRTAQSGLKKLLGDQEAEIMEQVWAMDGPVLARQVHEAMPGGAKLAYSTVVCTMGRLVAKGLLKVTNPSTKPYLYVATIGREAFIETSVRRVLASLAKDFPAAVAGFLQGSENLSPELGELLSHLED; encoded by the coding sequence ATGCACGAAATAGACCGGGGCAGGGAGGCGCAGCGCCAGCCACTGGTGCGCACCGCGCAAAGCGGCCTCAAAAAGCTACTGGGCGATCAAGAAGCCGAGATCATGGAGCAGGTCTGGGCGATGGACGGGCCGGTGCTCGCCCGGCAGGTCCACGAGGCGATGCCGGGAGGGGCGAAGCTGGCGTACTCGACGGTCGTCTGTACGATGGGCCGTCTGGTCGCTAAGGGACTATTAAAAGTTACCAATCCCTCGACCAAGCCTTATCTGTACGTGGCGACGATTGGGCGTGAGGCATTTATCGAAACGTCGGTGCGCCGGGTTCTCGCCTCGCTCGCGAAGGATTTTCCGGCGGCGGTGGCCGGGTTCTTGCAAGGTAGTGAGAACCTGTCGCCGGAGTTGGGCGAATTGCTCTCGCATCTGGAGGATTGA
- a CDS encoding VOC family protein, which yields MQIQAVHLELRATDLLRSERFYHQLFDAPPTVNHSAGFVLFTVYGAELLVLPGTVVPVRFGFRLARQADLDALARRCSARSLPFERRQFDHPALARREVALNFVDPDGHRCSFYLLTQG from the coding sequence ATGCAGATTCAAGCGGTGCATCTTGAATTGCGCGCAACGGACCTGTTGCGCTCAGAGCGGTTTTACCACCAGCTTTTTGACGCGCCGCCCACAGTGAATCACAGCGCGGGATTCGTTCTTTTTACTGTCTACGGCGCGGAACTACTGGTGCTGCCGGGGACGGTCGTGCCGGTGCGCTTCGGTTTTCGGCTTGCCCGGCAGGCGGACCTCGATGCGCTGGCCCGTAGATGTTCTGCTCGTAGCCTCCCCTTCGAGCGCCGCCAGTTTGACCATCCGGCCCTCGCCAGGCGGGAAGTTGCCCTCAATTTTGTCGATCCCGATGGACACCGCTGCTCGTTTTATCTGCTCACCCAGGGGTAG
- a CDS encoding FG-GAP repeat domain-containing protein: MDIHYSMKHSWFSLSAVCLLTCGLFPGRAVGQTVPFTLLRSIPIPGQPSGLAAGDFNGDGRPDLVTANCNTDTVTLLPNLGRSAAFLGLRGVRSLPVGDCPTAVILADLDRDGDLDLITANLNGGSLSVLLNSGRGVFAAPIEVPVGQKPVAVAAGDLDADGDLDLVSANSSSSSITIVKNLGSGQFSGVERRLSRYINASSVAIGDLDGDKDLDLAVSDFGSSTGLLLLRNAGNGTFSTFAQLDPTYVRTVLLGDLDGDGDLDLVATGNGIYDYSATCILKNSGSGSFSETDRFGGFGYPTGTTLGDFDGDGDLDVVVGFTFDDGLKVFLNDGDGNFPADQGTFVPTASFPSSLVNGDFDGDGNLDVAAVLPNLNEVVIFRNSSP, from the coding sequence ATGGACATTCACTACTCGATGAAGCACTCCTGGTTCTCGCTGAGCGCAGTCTGTCTACTGACGTGCGGTCTGTTCCCAGGCAGGGCAGTGGGGCAGACGGTACCCTTCACCCTCCTGCGCAGTATACCGATACCGGGACAGCCATCCGGCCTGGCCGCCGGAGATTTCAACGGCGACGGTCGCCCGGACCTGGTCACTGCTAACTGCAATACCGATACGGTGACGCTTCTACCCAACCTGGGACGGAGTGCTGCATTTCTCGGCCTGCGCGGAGTCCGCTCCTTGCCGGTTGGAGACTGCCCCACCGCCGTTATCTTGGCCGATCTCGATCGCGATGGAGATCTAGATCTGATAACAGCCAATCTGAATGGTGGTTCGCTCTCGGTGCTCCTCAACAGTGGCAGGGGAGTTTTTGCAGCTCCTATTGAGGTTCCGGTAGGTCAGAAACCAGTCGCGGTGGCGGCGGGTGACCTCGACGCCGATGGTGACCTGGATCTGGTATCGGCCAACTCCTCCAGCAGCAGCATCACTATTGTCAAGAATCTGGGCAGTGGTCAGTTTAGCGGTGTCGAGCGTCGCTTGAGTAGATATATCAACGCCAGTTCGGTAGCGATCGGCGATCTGGACGGTGACAAGGACCTCGACCTGGCAGTATCCGATTTTGGATCATCCACTGGCCTACTCCTGCTACGCAACGCGGGTAACGGCACTTTCTCCACCTTTGCTCAACTAGATCCAACCTATGTGCGCACAGTCTTGCTCGGGGATCTTGATGGCGACGGCGATTTGGATCTGGTGGCGACTGGAAACGGGATCTACGACTACTCTGCAACTTGTATTTTGAAGAACAGCGGCAGTGGCAGCTTCAGCGAGACTGACCGTTTCGGCGGCTTCGGATATCCGACGGGGACAACCCTGGGCGACTTCGATGGTGATGGCGATCTCGATGTTGTGGTTGGCTTTACGTTCGATGACGGCCTTAAAGTGTTTCTCAACGATGGGGACGGGAACTTTCCAGCGGATCAGGGAACTTTCGTGCCGACGGCCAGTTTCCCATCCAGCCTGGTAAACGGCGATTTCGATGGTGACGGCAATCTCGACGTTGCTGCGGTGTTACCCAACTTGAATGAGGTAGTCATTTTTCGGAACAGTAGTCCCTAG